A stretch of Leptospira terpstrae serovar Hualin str. LT 11-33 = ATCC 700639 DNA encodes these proteins:
- the ilvN gene encoding acetolactate synthase small subunit, whose amino-acid sequence MKHTLSILVNNHPGVMSHVSGLFTRRGYNIDSIAVGVTDNAEVSSMTIVLNGDDFVVGQVKNQLLKLPDVLRVQDMAYASSVQRELVLISFSITEGNRSEALTICNGFDVKILEMTEDSLLIEFSGNSRQVANIISVLKPFGIREISRTGQIAIAYRNQNSV is encoded by the coding sequence ATGAAACACACTCTAAGTATTTTAGTCAATAACCACCCTGGTGTGATGAGCCATGTTTCCGGCCTTTTTACTCGCCGTGGATACAATATCGATTCGATTGCCGTGGGTGTGACGGACAACGCGGAAGTTTCTTCTATGACCATCGTCCTTAACGGAGATGATTTTGTGGTTGGCCAAGTCAAAAACCAACTCCTCAAACTGCCTGATGTATTGAGAGTCCAAGACATGGCTTATGCAAGTTCTGTCCAAAGGGAACTTGTGCTCATTTCCTTTTCCATTACAGAAGGGAATCGCAGTGAAGCACTCACCATCTGCAATGGGTTCGATGTTAAAATTCTAGAAATGACGGAAGATTCTCTCCTTATTGAATTTTCTGGAAATTCGAGGCAAGTTGCCAATATAATATCAGTTCTGAAGCCCTTTGGAATTCGTGAGATTTCTCGCACAGGGCAAATCGCGATTGCCTATCGGAACCAAAACTCCGTTTAG
- the trxB gene encoding thioredoxin-disulfide reductase: protein MNHKVVIIGSGPAGHTAAIYAARANLNPVMYEGFMAGGVAAGGQLTTTTEVENFPGFPEGIDGTKLTQLFREQSVKYGTTIHTQTITKVDFSKRPFTIWSDDEEIKAESIIIATGATAKRMHVPGEETFWQRGISACAVCDGALPIYRNKALAVVGGGDSAVEEANHLTKFASKVYLVVRRDQLRASQIMQKRAMEHPKIEILWNQTVVEAKGGATGLTSIVLESTKDKAKKDLEVGGLFYAIGHVPNTQVFQGQLDLDETGYILTKPGTTQTNVTGVFAAGDVQDKVYRQAITAAGSGCMAALEAERWLEGH from the coding sequence ATGAACCATAAAGTTGTCATCATCGGATCCGGTCCCGCAGGACATACAGCAGCCATTTACGCAGCCAGAGCCAATTTAAACCCGGTGATGTATGAAGGTTTTATGGCAGGAGGAGTGGCCGCAGGCGGACAACTCACGACCACAACCGAAGTAGAAAACTTTCCTGGATTCCCAGAAGGAATCGATGGAACCAAACTTACCCAACTCTTTCGAGAACAATCCGTAAAATACGGAACCACCATCCACACCCAAACCATCACCAAAGTGGATTTTTCGAAACGCCCTTTTACCATTTGGTCTGACGACGAAGAAATCAAAGCAGAATCCATCATCATTGCCACAGGTGCCACTGCCAAACGAATGCATGTCCCTGGCGAAGAAACTTTCTGGCAACGAGGGATCTCCGCTTGTGCCGTTTGCGATGGTGCCCTCCCCATCTACCGAAACAAAGCCCTCGCAGTTGTAGGTGGAGGTGACTCTGCTGTAGAAGAAGCAAACCACCTGACTAAGTTTGCTTCGAAAGTGTATTTGGTGGTACGACGAGACCAACTCCGTGCTTCCCAAATCATGCAAAAGCGAGCCATGGAACACCCCAAAATTGAAATCCTTTGGAACCAAACCGTAGTGGAAGCCAAAGGTGGTGCAACAGGACTAACCTCCATAGTACTCGAAAGTACAAAAGACAAAGCAAAGAAAGATTTAGAAGTGGGCGGATTGTTTTATGCCATTGGACATGTGCCCAATACCCAAGTTTTCCAAGGCCAGTTAGATTTGGACGAAACTGGGTACATCCTCACGAAACCAGGCACCACACAAACCAATGTGACGGGCGTTTTTGCAGCGGGTGATGTGCAGGACAAAGTGTACCGCCAAGCGATCACCGCAGCAGGCAGCGGATGTATGGCGGCACTCGAAGCAGAACGTTGGTTAGAAGGTCACTAA
- a CDS encoding tetratricopeptide repeat protein produces the protein MVHRNSLIFLLTLSLLLVVNCGRKERSLFEEGKKWEMVGEKTKALYYYELSLRENPDYDPVLKRMGLLLAESNQSIATAIFYLEKYHKQKKDDTEVQRELFRLYLTTGYEKEALEILEEIRFQGKKETLEFFETTYLCLTRGFKQKDYLLTLEKSPLAGDPYYAPWVRACETK, from the coding sequence GTGGTTCATAGAAACTCCCTCATTTTTTTACTCACGCTTTCTTTACTGTTAGTCGTTAATTGCGGCCGGAAAGAACGATCCCTATTTGAAGAAGGAAAAAAATGGGAAATGGTAGGAGAAAAAACAAAAGCTCTCTACTACTACGAACTTTCCCTTCGGGAGAATCCCGACTACGATCCCGTTCTCAAACGGATGGGACTACTCCTTGCGGAGAGCAATCAGTCTATCGCTACTGCCATCTTTTATTTGGAAAAATACCACAAACAAAAAAAAGACGATACAGAAGTACAACGTGAACTCTTCCGACTCTATCTTACCACAGGATATGAAAAAGAAGCATTGGAAATTTTGGAAGAAATCCGGTTCCAAGGAAAAAAAGAAACTTTGGAATTTTTTGAAACCACCTACCTTTGCCTTACGAGAGGGTTCAAACAGAAAGACTACCTTCTGACTTTAGAAAAAAGCCCTCTGGCAGGGGACCCGTATTACGCGCCTTGGGTCAGGGCTTGTGAAACAAAATAA
- the xerD gene encoding site-specific tyrosine recombinase XerD, producing the protein MGSKLPVSQNQLLQTFQEYLSVEKGLSDNSIYSYGYDLNKFAIFLEKEHINFLEVKANDIMRFLEEERERKISAKTLAREVVAIRQFYKYLRDEKRLDSNPTEKIETPEVARTIPDYLTQTEIEELFRNIKEDNLYELRDKCIFELLYSSGLRISEACNLRMTDIDMENMTITVEGKGGRQRLVPFGEKSLEILKKYLTESRTEILKKRTCEFVFVSKKGSYINRKSVWRLLNHYIKRTKIKKKVTPHTLRHSFATHLLENHADLKSVQELLGHIDISTTQIYTHMANKTLKEVHKKFHPRG; encoded by the coding sequence ATGGGTTCCAAATTGCCAGTTTCTCAAAATCAGCTTTTACAAACATTCCAAGAATATCTGTCCGTAGAAAAAGGACTGAGCGATAATTCGATATATTCCTATGGATATGATCTCAATAAGTTTGCGATCTTCTTGGAAAAAGAACATATCAACTTCTTAGAAGTAAAAGCAAACGACATCATGCGTTTTCTAGAAGAAGAAAGGGAACGCAAAATCTCTGCAAAAACTCTGGCACGTGAAGTGGTCGCGATTCGGCAATTTTACAAATACCTCCGTGATGAAAAACGTTTGGATTCCAATCCAACGGAAAAAATCGAAACTCCGGAAGTAGCAAGAACCATCCCTGATTATTTAACACAAACGGAAATTGAAGAACTCTTTCGTAATATCAAAGAGGACAATTTATACGAACTTCGTGACAAATGTATCTTTGAACTCCTTTACTCATCTGGCCTTCGTATTTCTGAAGCATGTAACTTAAGAATGACAGACATCGACATGGAAAACATGACGATCACTGTGGAAGGGAAAGGTGGAAGACAACGCCTAGTTCCTTTTGGCGAAAAGTCATTGGAGATTTTGAAAAAATACCTCACAGAAAGTCGCACAGAAATTTTGAAAAAAAGAACTTGCGAGTTTGTATTTGTTTCTAAAAAAGGTTCGTATATCAATCGTAAGTCGGTATGGCGTCTTCTTAATCACTACATCAAACGCACAAAAATAAAGAAAAAAGTTACACCACACACTCTTCGCCACTCATTTGCAACTCACCTACTTGAGAACCATGCGGATCTCAAATCGGTTCAGGAACTTTTGGGTCATATCGATATTTCGACGACTCAGATTTATACCCATATGGCAAATAAAACTCTGAAGGAAGTTCATAAGAAATTCCATCCGAGAGGATAA
- a CDS encoding ATP-binding protein, with protein MSNQKKQADYSKVVRIQIPSNPRFVSHTRNYFFNLCLEHGFSLFDSMDLKLVIGEAIVNVIRHAYSGQTNKPIFLEIQFDKDRVEIKLRDYGKKVEPGELRSFDLSDYREHGIGLFMIKELTDYYFLDQSFEIGNQMVLIKRK; from the coding sequence ATGTCGAACCAAAAGAAACAAGCGGACTACTCTAAGGTAGTCCGTATCCAAATCCCATCCAACCCTCGCTTCGTTTCTCACACACGTAATTACTTTTTTAATCTTTGTTTAGAACATGGATTTTCCCTATTTGATTCCATGGACTTAAAACTTGTGATTGGAGAAGCCATTGTCAATGTCATTCGCCACGCCTATTCAGGACAGACCAACAAACCCATTTTTCTTGAAATACAATTCGATAAAGACCGAGTCGAAATCAAACTTAGGGACTACGGAAAAAAAGTCGAACCGGGCGAACTTCGTAGTTTTGATTTGAGTGATTACCGTGAACACGGGATAGGTCTTTTTATGATCAAAGAACTCACCGATTATTATTTTTTAGACCAGTCTTTTGAGATAGGGAACCAGATGGTTCTAATCAAAAGAAAGTAA
- the hslV gene encoding ATP-dependent protease subunit HslV, whose product METIHATTILSVRKNGKIAVGGDGQVSMGNTVMKHTAKKVRRLYNGKVIAGFAGSAADAFTLFELFEKKLIEHGGSVSRAAVELAREWRMDRMLRRLEALLIVCDANESFLISGTGDVISPDDGVLAIGSGGNFALSAARALVQNTDLDPKEIIIKAMHITADICIYTNHNLVIEEL is encoded by the coding sequence ATGGAAACAATTCATGCAACGACCATCCTGTCTGTTCGTAAAAACGGTAAAATTGCCGTAGGGGGAGATGGTCAAGTGTCCATGGGAAACACCGTGATGAAACATACCGCAAAAAAAGTCCGACGACTTTACAACGGTAAGGTGATCGCTGGATTTGCGGGAAGTGCTGCGGATGCATTTACACTCTTTGAACTTTTTGAAAAAAAATTAATCGAACATGGTGGGTCTGTGTCAAGGGCTGCCGTGGAGCTGGCTCGTGAGTGGAGGATGGACCGAATGTTACGTAGACTCGAAGCCCTCCTGATTGTTTGTGATGCCAATGAATCTTTTTTAATTTCAGGAACAGGAGATGTGATCTCGCCAGATGATGGAGTTCTTGCCATTGGTTCTGGAGGCAATTTTGCCCTATCTGCGGCAAGAGCCCTTGTCCAAAACACAGATCTGGATCCAAAAGAAATTATCATAAAGGCAATGCATATCACCGCAGATATTTGTATCTATACTAACCATAATTTGGTGATTGAGGAATTATAA
- the hslU gene encoding ATP-dependent protease ATPase subunit HslU: protein MTYPTILAEIADSQNPAEELTPRQIVERLDEHIIGQTKAKRAVAVALRNRSRRRKLDETLREEIYPKNIIMIGPTGVGKTEIARRLSKLCGAPFLKVEATKYTEVGYVGRDVESMIRDLAMGALNLVKAEFRDRVKDKAIEKAEELVLDSILPPIFHKKEEDLNPEEKERQLSYKESREKFREKLRKGILNEQEIEIDIPKPSAPSGMPMLQVFGAGNMEDMDNQLQSLLGDLMPKKSGKRKVKVSEAQKLLTESEAEKLIDTDKIQSEAVRRVEEMGIIFLDEIDKIAGREGRQGADVSREGVQRDLLPIVEGSTVNTKIGPIKTDHILFIAAGAFHMTKPSDLIPELQGRFPIRVELETLTESDFIKILTTPKSSLTKQYEALLATEGVKIEYTTDGIAEIAKLAFQMNEKNENIGARRLNTIMEKLLEDTSFDAPDLPPDQKQVVINESYVSSKLKGIIEDKDLSRFIL, encoded by the coding sequence ATGACATACCCAACTATACTTGCAGAAATTGCCGACTCACAAAACCCGGCTGAGGAATTAACTCCGCGCCAAATTGTAGAACGTTTGGATGAACATATCATTGGACAAACCAAAGCAAAACGTGCTGTGGCTGTGGCACTTCGTAACCGTTCCAGACGACGTAAATTGGATGAAACTTTAAGAGAAGAAATTTATCCAAAAAATATCATTATGATTGGACCTACAGGTGTCGGTAAAACAGAAATTGCGCGCCGTCTGTCAAAGTTATGTGGTGCTCCATTTCTAAAAGTAGAAGCCACTAAATATACAGAAGTGGGTTATGTGGGTCGGGATGTTGAATCTATGATTCGAGATTTGGCCATGGGTGCTCTCAATTTAGTAAAAGCAGAGTTTCGGGATCGTGTGAAAGACAAGGCAATTGAAAAAGCAGAAGAACTTGTCCTTGATTCCATTCTTCCCCCCATCTTTCATAAAAAAGAAGAAGACCTAAATCCAGAAGAGAAAGAAAGACAACTTAGTTACAAAGAATCCAGAGAAAAGTTTCGAGAAAAACTTCGGAAAGGAATTCTGAACGAACAAGAAATCGAAATTGACATTCCAAAACCTTCCGCGCCGTCGGGTATGCCTATGTTGCAAGTGTTTGGTGCTGGTAATATGGAAGATATGGACAACCAACTTCAAAGTTTACTCGGTGATTTGATGCCTAAAAAATCGGGCAAACGAAAGGTAAAAGTATCTGAAGCTCAAAAACTTCTTACGGAATCAGAAGCTGAAAAACTCATCGATACAGATAAAATCCAATCGGAAGCCGTGAGACGTGTGGAAGAAATGGGAATTATCTTCTTAGACGAAATTGATAAAATTGCAGGTCGTGAAGGACGCCAAGGGGCCGATGTATCCCGCGAAGGAGTACAAAGAGATCTTTTGCCCATTGTTGAAGGTTCTACGGTGAATACAAAGATTGGCCCCATAAAAACCGATCATATTTTGTTTATTGCAGCCGGCGCCTTTCATATGACAAAACCTTCCGATCTTATCCCAGAACTCCAAGGACGTTTTCCAATTCGTGTGGAACTAGAAACTCTTACAGAATCCGATTTTATCAAAATCCTCACCACTCCCAAATCTTCGCTAACTAAACAGTATGAAGCTCTCCTTGCCACAGAAGGTGTAAAAATTGAATACACAACCGATGGAATCGCTGAGATCGCAAAACTAGCGTTCCAGATGAATGAAAAAAACGAAAACATTGGAGCAAGAAGACTCAATACCATCATGGAAAAACTTCTGGAGGATACAAGTTTTGATGCACCGGACCTTCCACCAGACCAAAAACAAGTGGTAATTAACGAAAGTTATGTGTCTTCCAAACTCAAAGGAATCATTGAAGATAAAGATTTAAGTCGGTTTATTTTATAA
- a CDS encoding chorismate-binding protein produces MTWESFEGEYRKTGGLLFEDSLSHPGFTVCDWYFDPKEEEQILFSKNNSIKETIKNSLSKLDDYRKEGYYPTGTVFFELGYFFIEGLDISNSGLSEGTPLLQYTIYKQKKRIQYPNPSPNQLKGSHLKKMEVLWDKETYTKKWEKTRDALLLGESYELNLCFPISITIEGDLFLYYQSLKTKQKTKYSAYFPTKDSRILSFSPELFFEVQGDQIQTEPMKGTILRGYTSKEDEKNKSNLKSSAKERAENVMITDLYRNDLGRIAKQGTVQVTDLFLVMGLSTVWQMVSKVEAKLKEPFTWFSVLKALFPSGSVIGAPKRRSFEILRRLEGNDRGLYTGSIFVSELLDGKPWIRSNVTIRTMHLKPNGNLWSGIYGVGSGVTVLSDAEPEYEECLSKLKFITNPHLPPFEILETLRFYNGHYFLKNLHLERMEKTANRLGYPFSKSNAEATLKTLADVSKGRLRVRLLLSERGEFRGETFSLTKTKKRPTIRIGFANQPVDSKDIFLYYKTTERTYYTEQLEECKTRGVEDCVLFAANEEVLETNIRNLFLRIGKVWMTPSLEKGGLPGVFREALLRKGWVKETALYKSDIETADEILVGNSLRGFERVEFISHSIPDEKPKSF; encoded by the coding sequence ATGACTTGGGAATCTTTCGAAGGGGAATACCGGAAAACCGGTGGTCTTCTTTTCGAAGATTCCCTTTCTCATCCTGGTTTCACCGTTTGTGATTGGTATTTTGACCCAAAAGAAGAAGAACAAATTCTTTTTTCAAAAAACAATTCCATCAAAGAAACAATCAAAAACAGCTTATCAAAGTTAGATGACTATCGTAAAGAAGGATACTATCCGACGGGGACTGTTTTCTTTGAACTAGGATATTTTTTTATCGAAGGATTGGATATTAGCAATTCTGGCCTTTCCGAAGGAACTCCCCTACTCCAATATACCATCTACAAACAAAAAAAAAGAATCCAATACCCAAATCCATCTCCAAACCAACTTAAAGGTTCCCATTTGAAAAAAATGGAAGTTCTTTGGGATAAAGAAACTTATACAAAAAAATGGGAAAAAACAAGAGATGCCCTTTTACTTGGTGAAAGTTATGAATTGAATCTTTGTTTTCCTATTTCGATCACTATCGAAGGTGATTTGTTTTTATACTATCAATCCTTAAAAACAAAACAAAAAACAAAATATTCGGCTTACTTTCCAACCAAAGATTCTAGAATTTTATCCTTTTCTCCTGAATTATTTTTTGAAGTACAGGGAGATCAAATCCAAACAGAACCGATGAAAGGAACTATCCTTCGTGGTTACACATCAAAAGAGGATGAAAAAAACAAATCCAACCTCAAGTCCTCTGCAAAGGAAAGAGCAGAAAATGTAATGATTACAGATCTTTATAGAAATGATTTGGGTAGGATCGCCAAACAAGGGACAGTGCAAGTGACTGATCTTTTTTTAGTGATGGGCCTTTCCACAGTTTGGCAAATGGTCTCCAAGGTGGAAGCAAAACTTAAAGAACCATTTACTTGGTTTTCGGTTCTCAAGGCTCTCTTTCCATCTGGCTCAGTGATTGGAGCTCCCAAACGTAGGTCCTTTGAAATTTTGCGAAGATTAGAAGGAAATGATAGAGGGCTTTACACAGGATCCATATTCGTATCAGAACTGTTAGATGGAAAACCATGGATTCGTTCTAACGTGACCATCCGCACCATGCACTTAAAACCCAATGGAAATCTTTGGTCTGGTATATACGGTGTAGGAAGTGGAGTCACAGTACTTTCGGATGCAGAACCAGAGTATGAAGAATGTTTATCTAAATTAAAATTCATCACCAATCCCCATCTTCCTCCGTTTGAAATTTTGGAAACATTACGTTTCTATAATGGACATTATTTCTTAAAAAATCTCCATTTGGAACGTATGGAAAAAACGGCAAATCGTCTTGGGTATCCATTTTCAAAATCCAATGCAGAAGCTACGTTAAAAACCTTAGCTGATGTATCCAAAGGAAGATTACGGGTTCGATTGTTACTCAGTGAAAGAGGTGAATTTCGTGGAGAAACTTTTTCATTAACAAAAACAAAAAAAAGGCCCACCATTCGCATAGGTTTTGCAAACCAACCAGTAGATTCTAAAGATATATTTCTTTATTATAAAACTACAGAACGAACCTACTACACAGAACAATTGGAAGAGTGTAAAACAAGAGGTGTGGAGGACTGTGTTTTATTTGCTGCAAACGAAGAAGTATTAGAAACTAATATTCGAAATCTTTTCCTGCGAATAGGAAAGGTATGGATGACACCTTCTCTTGAAAAAGGGGGCCTTCCTGGAGTCTTTCGAGAAGCACTCCTAAGGAAAGGTTGGGTCAAAGAAACGGCCCTATACAAATCCGATATAGAAACCGCCGATGAAATCCTTGTAGGAAATTCACTGCGCGGATTCGAAAGAGTCGAATTCATTTCCCATTCCATCCCAGACGAAAAACCTAAATCTTTCTAG
- a CDS encoding biotin/lipoyl-containing protein: MKEFLLKTPDLGDTEKIELVRWLRKVGDSVAKGDEMIELVTDKAAFPVESPYSGTLKKIIMEEGSVVKKGDILGIMDINE, from the coding sequence ATGAAAGAATTCCTTTTAAAAACTCCAGATTTGGGTGATACAGAAAAGATCGAATTAGTTCGTTGGCTTCGAAAGGTGGGTGATTCCGTTGCAAAAGGGGACGAAATGATCGAACTTGTAACGGATAAAGCGGCTTTTCCCGTAGAATCTCCCTACTCTGGAACCTTAAAAAAAATCATTATGGAAGAAGGATCGGTAGTGAAAAAAGGAGATATCCTCGGAATCATGGATATTAACGAATGA
- a CDS encoding metallophosphoesterase family protein, which yields MKILHISDLHFPKKLSLFSLRGKAIVGYLNYRLRRKSKHPLVLISAMIEAISKLEYDALIISGDLTNVSHPREFENAKEILQPLLTDKTFLIPGNHDRYQKRAIGPNPLFEKTFGEWIGSSIDPKLYIRTKKIGDKLFVGWDSNFAIPKITANGYVAPEVLQKTLSTTKEPYVLVCHHPLWNPVNEIESKAHRMTNREEVVDKLKVNPPLLYLHGHTHTNWVKLPGPRAPFSIVNSASSTRLSDKNHECGFHLIEIEDSIRYRRFIYSEDKFIETNPIFYEESEGVI from the coding sequence ATGAAAATCCTTCATATTTCTGACTTACATTTCCCGAAGAAACTTTCGTTGTTTTCACTTCGTGGAAAAGCAATTGTCGGATACCTCAATTACCGATTGAGACGTAAATCAAAACATCCTCTGGTGTTGATTTCGGCGATGATTGAAGCTATTAGTAAATTAGAATATGATGCTCTTATTATTTCTGGTGATTTGACAAATGTATCCCATCCTCGGGAATTTGAAAACGCAAAAGAAATTTTGCAACCTTTACTTACTGACAAAACATTTTTAATTCCTGGCAATCATGATCGTTATCAAAAAAGGGCAATTGGACCTAATCCCTTATTTGAAAAAACTTTTGGTGAGTGGATCGGTTCTTCTATTGATCCAAAACTATACATACGTACTAAAAAAATTGGGGATAAACTTTTTGTTGGTTGGGATTCCAATTTCGCAATCCCAAAAATTACGGCGAATGGATATGTTGCGCCGGAAGTTCTTCAGAAAACTTTAAGTACAACCAAAGAACCCTATGTTCTTGTCTGCCATCATCCGTTATGGAATCCGGTAAATGAAATTGAATCCAAGGCACATCGGATGACTAATCGTGAAGAAGTAGTAGATAAATTAAAAGTTAATCCACCGCTTTTGTACTTACACGGACACACTCATACCAATTGGGTTAAACTTCCCGGTCCTCGTGCTCCTTTTTCCATTGTCAATTCAGCATCAAGCACAAGACTATCAGATAAAAATCATGAATGTGGATTTCATTTAATCGAAATAGAAGATTCTATTCGATACCGACGTTTTATTTATTCAGAAGACAAATTCATCGAGACGAATCCGATCTTTTATGAAGAATCGGAAGGTGTCATCTAA
- a CDS encoding Mrp/NBP35 family ATP-binding protein, protein MANSKVDLTSIQRQLMQVKHPELKKDIVSLGMVASVTPTEEGIEILIKTPNADRRLQIGLEAQTRQLISKLEGAGKVKIKFEVDQNLKMEDGNRIFGVKKVIAVGSGKGGVGKSTVTANLASTLARNGKKVGILDADIYGPSLGKMFGINGRVALKSEEDKIYPIEKHGIKLISFSFLVSEDQPVVWRGPMLGKAIEQFLYDVVWGELDYLFIDLPPGTGDVQLSLAQLIDLDGAVIVTTPQEVAVLDAGRAAAMFKQVKVPILGIVENMSGFACPKCGHVTDVFSKGGGEKLSKQVGVPELGSVPLTLDMMSSGESGKPALLDLGESPLKEAYFRIAKNLEDQIAQWED, encoded by the coding sequence ATGGCAAATTCAAAAGTAGATTTAACAAGCATCCAAAGACAACTTATGCAGGTGAAACACCCTGAACTAAAAAAAGACATCGTAAGTTTGGGAATGGTTGCTTCTGTCACTCCCACAGAGGAAGGAATTGAGATATTAATCAAAACTCCCAATGCAGATAGGCGATTACAAATTGGTCTTGAAGCACAAACAAGACAACTCATTTCCAAATTGGAAGGTGCAGGTAAGGTCAAAATCAAATTTGAAGTAGACCAAAACCTGAAGATGGAAGATGGGAACCGAATCTTTGGCGTAAAGAAGGTCATTGCTGTTGGATCAGGAAAGGGTGGTGTGGGTAAGTCTACAGTAACTGCCAATCTCGCATCAACATTAGCACGTAACGGAAAGAAGGTGGGTATCCTTGACGCCGATATTTACGGACCTTCCCTCGGTAAAATGTTTGGAATTAATGGTCGCGTGGCATTAAAGTCTGAAGAAGATAAAATCTACCCAATTGAAAAACATGGAATCAAACTGATTTCGTTTTCGTTTTTGGTTTCAGAAGACCAACCAGTGGTTTGGCGTGGGCCCATGCTCGGGAAAGCCATTGAACAGTTCTTATACGACGTTGTTTGGGGAGAGTTAGACTATCTTTTTATAGACCTTCCTCCGGGAACCGGGGATGTCCAACTTTCACTTGCACAACTCATTGATTTGGATGGAGCTGTGATTGTGACTACTCCGCAAGAAGTGGCAGTTCTGGATGCAGGAAGGGCTGCCGCCATGTTCAAACAAGTAAAAGTACCCATTCTTGGAATTGTAGAAAATATGTCTGGGTTTGCTTGCCCTAAATGTGGCCATGTAACAGATGTTTTTTCCAAAGGCGGTGGGGAAAAACTCTCCAAACAAGTGGGGGTTCCGGAGCTCGGATCGGTTCCATTGACATTGGATATGATGAGTTCTGGGGAGTCAGGAAAACCTGCCCTACTTGACCTGGGTGAGTCTCCTTTAAAAGAAGCATATTTCCGCATTGCAAAAAATTTAGAAGACCAAATCGCCCAGTGGGAAGATTAA
- a CDS encoding peptide chain release factor family protein has translation MEVLGISEADLSERFVKSAGKGGQNVNKVSTAVHLVHIPSGKQIKCSIYRTQGLNRYKARDLLCLELERELNPSKSNSDIQKLRKKKQDKHRKSLKKRLEKEKSEWKEPM, from the coding sequence ATGGAAGTACTAGGAATTTCTGAAGCAGATCTTAGCGAACGATTCGTGAAGTCCGCCGGTAAAGGCGGACAAAACGTAAACAAGGTTTCTACTGCAGTCCATTTGGTACATATTCCTTCGGGGAAACAAATCAAATGTTCTATCTATAGAACCCAAGGACTCAATCGTTATAAAGCGAGAGACTTGTTGTGTTTGGAATTAGAAAGAGAATTAAATCCTTCTAAATCCAACTCTGACATTCAAAAACTGCGAAAGAAAAAACAGGACAAACATCGCAAATCTTTGAAGAAGAGATTGGAGAAAGAGAAATCGGAATGGAAAGAGCCTATGTAA